Proteins found in one Sporosarcina sp. FSL K6-3457 genomic segment:
- a CDS encoding glycoside hydrolase family 1 protein: MKKFKGNFLIGAATAAHQVEGNNVNSDFWAMEHITGSSYKEPSLDAVDHYHKYKEDIQLLVDVGCNSYRFSIEWARVEPTKGNFDKKEIQHYREVLEFCHQNSITPIVTLHHFSSPKWLISEGGWESEMTIDYFGHYSKYVVSKLGELIPYICTINEANMGKQIAKIMKTMKESSIKDRDIQVGLNVDMKSKMEKYYRSLGEVFGIDPRKVQTFLAPRTEEGERIIMGCHEKARQVIKAMNPNIKVGISLSLYDHQALPGGEEYVEKEQYDDFLYYLPYLQDDDFLGVQNYSRKIHGPNGVVHTDDHARLTKMGYEYYPEALEGVLRFVSKHWDKPMMVTENGISTDNDEERVEFIERALSGVHQSIEEGINVIGYMYWSLLDNFEWQLGYEQTFGLIAVDRSTQTRYPKGSLTYLGDIKKSGF; this comes from the coding sequence ATGAAAAAGTTTAAAGGTAACTTTTTGATTGGTGCTGCAACAGCTGCACATCAAGTGGAAGGGAATAATGTAAATAGCGACTTTTGGGCAATGGAACATATTACAGGTTCTTCATACAAGGAGCCTTCGTTAGATGCAGTTGATCATTATCATAAGTATAAAGAAGATATCCAACTGTTGGTGGATGTAGGCTGCAACTCCTACAGATTTTCTATCGAATGGGCGAGAGTAGAGCCAACAAAAGGCAATTTTGATAAAAAGGAGATTCAACATTATAGGGAGGTTCTTGAATTTTGCCATCAAAATAGTATCACACCAATTGTAACCTTACATCACTTTTCATCACCCAAATGGTTGATTTCTGAGGGGGGCTGGGAAAGTGAAATGACCATTGATTACTTTGGACATTATAGTAAATATGTTGTATCGAAGTTAGGCGAACTGATTCCATATATTTGCACAATTAACGAAGCGAATATGGGGAAACAAATCGCTAAGATTATGAAAACGATGAAAGAGTCCAGTATAAAAGATAGAGATATTCAGGTCGGTCTTAATGTAGATATGAAAAGTAAAATGGAGAAATACTACCGATCTCTAGGTGAGGTATTTGGAATTGATCCTAGGAAAGTACAGACATTTTTAGCACCTCGGACCGAAGAAGGTGAACGAATTATAATGGGGTGCCATGAAAAAGCAAGGCAAGTCATAAAGGCAATGAATCCCAATATTAAGGTTGGAATTTCGTTGTCGCTTTATGATCATCAGGCACTACCTGGTGGAGAGGAATACGTGGAAAAAGAGCAGTATGATGACTTTCTTTACTATCTACCATATCTTCAGGATGATGATTTTTTAGGTGTTCAAAATTATTCACGGAAGATACATGGGCCGAATGGTGTCGTTCATACAGATGATCATGCTAGACTAACAAAAATGGGTTATGAATATTATCCAGAGGCATTGGAGGGTGTTCTACGATTTGTTTCTAAACACTGGGATAAACCGATGATGGTTACTGAAAATGGTATATCGACAGACAATGATGAGGAAAGAGTAGAATTTATAGAACGTGCACTGAGTGGTGTGCATCAATCAATAGAAGAAGGTATTAATGTGATTGGTTATATGTACTGGTCATTACTCGATAATTTTGAATGGCAATTGGGGTATGAGCAAACATTTGGATTAATAGCTGTTGATAGATCAACTCAAACTAGATATCCTAAAGGAAGTTTGACATATTTAGGGGATATTAAGAAGTCGGGATTTTAA
- a CDS encoding ABC transporter ATP-binding protein, whose protein sequence is MTIVLQARGIQKVYGNKNNFFTVLRNVDLTVRKGEFVGIMGPSGAGKTTLLNIIAMIDKPTSGSIQIRGKEITTLHDESLSELRRKHLGFIFQDYNLLDSLTMKENILLPLALANHSVYGMEEKVEEIATVLGIQSIVDHYPYQTSGGQKQRTATARAIIGKPSLVLADEPTGALDSKSSLDLLTAFKTINQDYETTILMVTHDALAASYCDRIVFMKDGGLVTELVRGDKDRKYFFDQLVTTLSSLGGGGHDLI, encoded by the coding sequence TTGACGATTGTCTTACAAGCAAGGGGAATTCAAAAAGTATATGGAAACAAAAATAACTTTTTTACGGTCTTACGGAATGTAGATTTGACTGTACGAAAAGGAGAGTTTGTAGGGATCATGGGACCCTCCGGAGCAGGAAAAACAACATTGTTGAATATCATTGCAATGATTGACAAACCTACTTCAGGAAGTATTCAAATTAGGGGAAAGGAAATTACGACGCTGCATGACGAGTCCCTATCTGAACTCAGGAGAAAACATCTCGGATTCATTTTTCAAGATTATAATCTATTGGATTCCTTAACGATGAAGGAAAATATTCTTCTTCCATTGGCACTTGCTAATCACTCTGTATATGGAATGGAAGAGAAAGTAGAGGAAATTGCCACGGTTTTAGGCATACAATCGATTGTAGATCACTATCCCTATCAAACATCTGGTGGACAAAAACAGCGGACAGCTACGGCGCGTGCCATTATTGGTAAGCCAAGTCTTGTATTAGCGGATGAACCAACAGGGGCCTTAGATTCTAAATCCTCATTGGACTTATTAACGGCTTTTAAAACAATAAACCAAGATTACGAAACAACGATTTTAATGGTTACCCATGATGCATTGGCTGCGAGTTACTGTGATCGCATTGTTTTCATGAAAGATGGTGGCTTAGTAACAGAGCTTGTTAGGGGAGATAAGGATCGAAAATATTTCTTCGATCAATTAGTAACGACCTTGTCCTCTTTAGGAGGCGGGGGTCATGACCTTATTTAA
- a CDS encoding glycoside hydrolase family 3 N-terminal domain-containing protein, translated as MNLGSTFNSELAFGVGRVIVEEAKEHGIHMILAPGKNLHRSPLNGRHPEYFSEDPHPTGVMADLRELYLKAFEVTIEVN; from the coding sequence GTGAACCTTGGTTCTACATTTAATTCCGAATTGGCTTTCGGAGTAGGAAGAGTTATTGTGGAAGAAGCAAAAGAACATGGGATTCATATGATCCTGGCTCCTGGGAAGAATCTCCACAGGAGTCCACTGAATGGCAGACATCCGGAGTATTTTTCGGAAGATCCCCATCCGACGGGAGTCATGGCTGACTTACGAGAACTATATTTAAAGGCTTTCGAAGTGACGATTGAAGTGAATTGA
- a CDS encoding glycoside hydrolase family 3 C-terminal domain-containing protein: MSRNIGKLIKEMTLEEKVGLCSGLDFWRMKGIERLGIPSIMVTDGPHGVRKQKGGADNLGIFDSVPATCFPSAVGMASSWNRKLIKRVGEALGEECQAEDVAILLGPAANIKRSPLCGRNFEYFSEDPYLSSEMAANHIEGVQSQGVGTSLKHFAVNNQEYRRMSINAIVDERTIREIYLASFEGAIKQSQPWTVMAAYNKVNGEFASENSYLLNDILKEEWGFEGFVVSDWGGVNERVEGLANGLELEMPPTGGLGDQKIINAVKSGELSEIKLDKAVERLLTIIFKAADNKKDNAIFDMKAHHQLAREVARESMVLLKNEDQILPLKKEEAVAVIGAFAKTPRYQGGGSSRINPTKLENIVAEIESVADNGNVLFAEGYSLDSDEVDEKLINEAKEVAINAETVVLFVGLPDRYESEGYDREHLRIPENHVSLIEAIAEVNQNIVVVLSNGAPIEMPWINKVKGLLEGYLGGQALGGAIADLLFGEANPSGKLAESFPKRLSDNPSFLNFPGEGDKVEYKEGIFVGYRYYDKKEIEPLFSFGFGLSYTSFEYSNLKSNRKEMKDSETVTITVNVKNTGDVAGKEVVQLYIKDVVSTVIRPEKELKGFEKVELQPSEEQTVTFQLSRRAFAYYNTELEDWHVETGDFEILIGKSSKEIILQDTIFIESTVDVKKSVHRNTTVGDLMADPILAPLARKLTAKMNAGSSTNNVSDNDKASEMVTAVMKDLPLRAIVNYSNGAFTEEMLTDMIQLLNEEQYKGNSV, translated from the coding sequence ATGAGCCGAAATATCGGGAAGTTAATCAAAGAAATGACATTGGAAGAAAAAGTTGGTTTATGTTCAGGGTTGGATTTTTGGAGGATGAAGGGAATAGAAAGACTAGGAATTCCATCAATTATGGTAACTGATGGGCCACATGGGGTTCGGAAACAAAAGGGTGGAGCAGATAACTTAGGAATTTTTGATAGTGTTCCGGCGACCTGTTTTCCATCAGCTGTTGGAATGGCGAGTTCTTGGAATCGAAAATTGATCAAAAGAGTAGGGGAAGCCTTGGGAGAGGAATGTCAAGCTGAAGATGTGGCCATTTTACTTGGACCAGCTGCAAATATTAAGCGTTCTCCTCTTTGTGGTAGAAACTTTGAATATTTTTCAGAAGACCCGTATCTTTCGTCTGAAATGGCAGCTAATCACATTGAAGGGGTCCAAAGCCAAGGTGTAGGTACTTCTTTAAAACATTTTGCAGTCAATAACCAAGAATATCGTAGAATGTCAATCAATGCAATTGTTGACGAAAGAACAATTCGTGAAATTTATCTAGCTAGTTTTGAAGGCGCTATCAAGCAGTCGCAACCGTGGACAGTCATGGCGGCTTATAACAAAGTGAACGGAGAATTCGCTTCAGAGAATAGCTATTTATTAAACGATATTTTAAAAGAAGAATGGGGCTTTGAGGGGTTTGTAGTTTCCGATTGGGGTGGAGTAAATGAACGTGTGGAAGGCTTGGCAAATGGTCTGGAACTTGAGATGCCCCCAACTGGCGGACTTGGAGATCAAAAAATTATAAATGCAGTAAAAAGTGGGGAACTGTCGGAGATAAAGTTGGACAAGGCGGTAGAGAGATTGCTGACGATTATTTTTAAAGCTGCTGATAACAAGAAAGATAACGCAATTTTCGACATGAAAGCGCATCATCAACTGGCAAGAGAGGTAGCTAGAGAAAGTATGGTACTTCTAAAAAATGAGGACCAGATTCTTCCGCTGAAGAAAGAAGAGGCAGTTGCAGTAATTGGGGCATTTGCCAAGACACCAAGATATCAAGGGGGAGGAAGTTCCCGTATCAACCCTACAAAACTAGAAAATATTGTAGCTGAAATTGAGAGTGTAGCTGATAATGGGAATGTTTTGTTTGCAGAAGGTTATAGCCTTGATAGTGATGAGGTAGATGAAAAGTTAATCAATGAAGCAAAAGAAGTGGCAATAAATGCAGAGACAGTAGTCCTCTTTGTTGGTCTTCCTGATCGCTATGAATCAGAAGGTTACGATCGTGAGCATTTACGTATACCAGAAAATCATGTGTCGCTAATAGAAGCAATTGCAGAAGTTAACCAAAATATTGTTGTTGTATTAAGTAATGGAGCCCCAATCGAAATGCCATGGATTAATAAAGTGAAAGGGTTGCTTGAAGGCTATTTAGGTGGTCAGGCACTTGGTGGTGCAATCGCTGACTTGCTATTTGGGGAAGCGAATCCAAGTGGGAAACTAGCTGAAAGCTTTCCAAAACGATTAAGTGATAATCCTTCATTCCTAAACTTCCCAGGTGAAGGAGATAAAGTGGAATATAAAGAAGGTATTTTTGTAGGTTATCGATACTATGATAAGAAAGAAATTGAGCCTTTATTCTCATTTGGCTTCGGGTTAAGTTATACAAGTTTTGAATATAGCAATCTTAAGAGTAACAGAAAGGAAATGAAGGATAGCGAAACCGTAACGATAACAGTAAATGTGAAAAACACAGGAGATGTTGCAGGAAAAGAAGTAGTCCAGCTCTATATAAAAGATGTGGTGAGTACGGTGATTAGACCAGAAAAAGAGCTTAAGGGCTTTGAAAAAGTTGAATTGCAGCCAAGTGAGGAGCAAACCGTAACATTCCAACTTAGTAGACGAGCGTTTGCTTACTACAATACTGAATTGGAAGATTGGCATGTGGAAACAGGGGATTTTGAAATTCTCATCGGAAAGTCTTCTAAAGAAATTATACTGCAAGACACCATTTTTATTGAATCTACTGTTGATGTTAAAAAGTCTGTTCATAGAAATACAACGGTGGGTGATTTGATGGCTGATCCAATTCTTGCGCCACTTGCCCGGAAACTGACAGCAAAAATGAATGCAGGAAGCTCAACGAATAATGTGTCTGACAATGATAAAGCAAGCGAAATGGTCACTGCCGTAATGAAAGATTTACCATTGCGGGCTATTGTGAATTATAGCAACGGAGCATTTACAGAAGAGATGCTGACAGATATGATTCAGCTTTTAAATGAAGAGCAGTATAAGGGAAATTCAGTATAA
- a CDS encoding MFS transporter — translation MVSNIEEPNIEGVKSDSSAKREMSRKRLIGDGAGQMGMNLFAGFSSVLLYYYTDVAGIAAGLVGTLILISRVFDGFTDLIMGSLLDRTKSKYGKARPWLLWMTLPTVLAAIALFYMPNMGNTGQVIYILVTNALFFSVGLTGLSIAYYSLMALTTRNPYDRSLMGIVRSIFGMAAGMAMSIVFIPLVTSMGGDQKSWSTLIIIISILAGISILVSFKSTKEIASSPEKVEKEMKIPLKNKLKVIFTNKYLVVLLGVQISVSILGVLNASAGIYYAQYIWHNINLIAVIGAAGFLPMIVGFVFIAPLVKRLGKKNVVVLGTILIIIGNLIRLIDPYSVAIGVTGIIIAGLGVIPTMALLVAMISDTIEYGEWKAGLRMEGMVNSGTSFAGKVGSGLGIAGVGWLLALGGYAAGQEIQSAFANQMIMAINIYIPILLSMLIIILLSFYKLDKEYSGIIADLESREK, via the coding sequence ATGGTAAGTAACATCGAAGAACCCAATATTGAAGGGGTTAAATCTGATTCATCTGCTAAAAGAGAAATGTCTAGAAAGAGACTCATTGGTGATGGCGCTGGACAGATGGGAATGAATTTATTTGCAGGGTTTAGTAGTGTCTTATTGTATTACTATACTGATGTTGCTGGAATAGCGGCTGGATTAGTAGGTACTTTAATTTTGATATCCCGCGTGTTTGATGGCTTTACAGATTTAATTATGGGTAGTTTGTTAGACCGTACAAAATCAAAATATGGAAAAGCGAGACCTTGGTTGCTATGGATGACTTTGCCTACAGTGTTAGCTGCAATAGCTCTATTCTATATGCCGAATATGGGCAATACTGGACAGGTCATCTATATTCTTGTGACCAATGCACTGTTTTTCTCTGTTGGTTTAACAGGACTTTCAATTGCTTATTATAGTTTAATGGCGCTAACAACGAGGAATCCGTATGACAGATCTTTAATGGGGATAGTTCGGTCTATCTTTGGAATGGCGGCAGGAATGGCGATGTCAATTGTGTTTATCCCGCTAGTGACATCAATGGGAGGCGACCAAAAGTCATGGTCTACTTTAATAATAATAATTTCAATATTGGCAGGAATTTCGATACTAGTTTCATTTAAGTCTACCAAAGAAATCGCTTCTTCTCCTGAAAAAGTAGAAAAAGAAATGAAAATCCCGTTGAAAAATAAACTTAAGGTAATATTTACAAATAAATATTTGGTTGTGTTACTTGGAGTACAGATTTCCGTATCTATCTTGGGTGTACTGAATGCATCCGCAGGTATATATTATGCGCAATATATTTGGCATAATATTAATTTGATCGCTGTAATAGGTGCAGCAGGATTTTTACCAATGATTGTTGGTTTCGTTTTTATAGCACCACTTGTAAAAAGGCTTGGAAAGAAAAATGTTGTTGTTTTGGGTACAATTCTCATAATTATAGGGAATCTGATTAGATTAATTGATCCATATAGTGTAGCTATTGGTGTCACTGGAATTATCATCGCTGGGCTAGGTGTAATTCCCACAATGGCTTTGTTGGTCGCCATGATAAGTGACACCATTGAGTATGGCGAATGGAAGGCGGGTCTAAGAATGGAGGGAATGGTTAATAGCGGGACGAGTTTTGCTGGGAAAGTAGGTTCTGGCTTAGGTATAGCAGGGGTTGGCTGGTTACTTGCATTAGGAGGATATGCTGCAGGTCAGGAAATCCAATCAGCTTTTGCAAACCAAATGATTATGGCAATAAATATTTACATTCCAATTTTACTATCGATGCTAATTATTATTCTCCTATCATTTTATAAACTCGACAAAGAGTACTCTGGAATTATTGCCGATTTAGAATCAAGGGAGAAATAA
- a CDS encoding helix-turn-helix domain-containing protein: MMSSNIDVIKSLCKLVSNTFDLATLFIEPNGNVAFECINNQVLNPLYKNEKQNLFNTMQFNPNEQSSFPVIRKTLLSENYILISIFLNDDFNGTVLIGPSKPHEFSKIELNGLINDVQGFFSREQVFNYYKVIPTFTYEKLIDIGIMAFKLFNGILLPIGKVLSKNNELIQTVEINKKVISIASKNLQSGVLHHDPLLEKEIFNIIKEGRVEDLKDFSILRDEESVGILSKSSYIRSLKNNIIVLITLVTRSSIEGGLHPEFAFALSDTFIQQLEELNNFNEIKELAQEVRYTFTYKVSQIKKNRYSKTITLCQNYIFTNIYENINHNDIAEMIGLSPQHLSSLFKKEVGISLSEFRQQEQVNEAKKLILYSNTPFSEVSALLNFSDQSYFTKVFKKHVGITPKQYKERSYLLEE; encoded by the coding sequence ATGATGAGCTCCAACATCGATGTAATTAAGAGTTTATGTAAACTCGTTTCCAATACTTTTGACTTAGCAACTTTATTCATCGAACCTAATGGGAATGTCGCTTTCGAATGTATAAATAATCAAGTCCTAAATCCTTTATATAAAAATGAAAAACAAAATTTATTTAATACGATGCAGTTCAATCCTAATGAACAATCCAGCTTTCCAGTCATAAGGAAAACCCTCCTTTCAGAAAATTACATATTAATAAGTATTTTTCTTAATGATGATTTTAATGGAACAGTTTTAATTGGACCTTCAAAACCACACGAATTTTCTAAAATAGAGTTAAACGGACTGATAAATGATGTTCAAGGATTTTTTTCCCGCGAACAAGTCTTTAATTATTATAAAGTTATCCCAACTTTTACATATGAGAAACTAATAGACATCGGCATAATGGCGTTTAAATTATTCAATGGAATTTTACTTCCTATTGGAAAAGTGTTGAGCAAGAACAACGAACTTATTCAAACCGTGGAAATAAATAAGAAGGTAATTTCAATTGCTTCCAAAAATTTGCAGTCAGGAGTATTACATCATGATCCTTTACTTGAAAAAGAAATTTTTAATATAATTAAAGAAGGAAGGGTAGAAGATTTAAAGGATTTTTCTATTTTAAGAGATGAAGAAAGTGTTGGTATTTTATCAAAATCTAGCTATATTCGTTCATTAAAAAATAATATCATCGTCCTCATCACATTAGTAACCCGGTCTTCAATTGAAGGAGGGCTACATCCTGAATTTGCCTTTGCCTTAAGTGATACTTTTATACAACAGCTTGAGGAATTGAATAACTTCAATGAAATTAAAGAATTAGCCCAAGAAGTTCGATATACATTTACGTATAAAGTTTCACAAATTAAGAAAAATCGTTATTCTAAGACGATTACCCTCTGTCAAAATTACATCTTTACTAATATTTATGAAAATATTAATCATAATGATATAGCAGAAATGATTGGACTAAGCCCCCAACATCTGTCCTCCTTATTTAAAAAAGAAGTCGGTATTTCTTTGAGCGAATTTAGACAACAAGAGCAAGTTAATGAAGCAAAAAAGTTGATTTTATATAGTAATACACCTTTTTCCGAAGTCTCTGCATTACTCAACTTTTCTGACCAAAGTTATTTTACAAAAGTCTTCAAAAAACATGTCGGTATTACCCCAAAACAATATAAAGAAAGAAGTTATCTTTTAGAGGAATGA
- a CDS encoding ABC transporter ATP-binding protein, with protein MADLQLKNIRKVYDKDVVSVKDFSLEIRDKEFLVLVGPSGCGKSTTLRMIAGLEEITDGDLFIGGKRVNDVPPKDRDIAMVFQNYALYPHMNVYDNMAFGLKLRKLKKDEIKKRVDNAAKILGLEDMLTRKPKALSGGQRQRVALGRAIVRDAEVFLMDEPLSNLDAKLRVQMRAEIQKLHRRLQTTTVYVTHDQTEAMTMATRLVVMKDGIIQQVGAPKEVYDEPNNVFVGGFIGSPAMNFLNGKIEGDHFVMGDVKVLVPGGKMKALREQGYVGKDIILGIRPEDIHDEPLFIDASPETKITVGVEVAELMGAEIIMYSKVDNQDFVARVDARFNVVAGETVDLAFNLSNAHFFDCETEERIK; from the coding sequence ATGGCAGATTTGCAATTAAAGAATATCAGAAAAGTTTATGATAAGGATGTTGTTTCTGTTAAAGATTTCAGCTTAGAAATTCGCGATAAAGAATTTCTAGTATTGGTAGGTCCATCTGGTTGTGGTAAATCTACAACACTTCGAATGATTGCTGGTTTGGAAGAAATTACAGACGGGGATCTTTTCATCGGTGGCAAACGTGTAAACGATGTGCCGCCAAAGGATCGTGACATCGCAATGGTTTTCCAGAACTACGCACTATATCCACATATGAACGTTTACGATAATATGGCGTTTGGTCTGAAGCTTCGTAAATTGAAGAAAGACGAAATCAAAAAACGTGTAGATAATGCAGCTAAAATTTTAGGACTAGAAGATATGTTAACGCGTAAACCGAAAGCGCTATCAGGTGGTCAGCGTCAGCGTGTTGCTTTGGGACGTGCGATTGTCCGGGATGCTGAAGTATTCCTAATGGATGAGCCGTTATCGAACTTGGATGCTAAGCTACGTGTGCAAATGCGTGCAGAGATTCAAAAATTACACAGACGTCTACAAACAACAACAGTTTATGTAACGCATGACCAAACGGAAGCGATGACAATGGCAACGCGTCTTGTTGTTATGAAGGATGGTATTATTCAGCAAGTAGGGGCTCCTAAAGAAGTATACGATGAGCCAAATAACGTATTTGTTGGTGGATTTATCGGTTCACCAGCTATGAACTTCCTGAATGGTAAGATTGAAGGCGATCATTTCGTTATGGGAGATGTAAAAGTACTTGTTCCAGGTGGGAAAATGAAAGCGCTTCGTGAGCAAGGGTATGTAGGTAAAGATATCATTCTTGGTATTCGTCCAGAGGATATTCATGATGAGCCATTATTCATTGATGCTTCTCCTGAAACGAAGATTACAGTCGGCGTTGAAGTTGCTGAGCTAATGGGTGCAGAAATTATTATGTATTCTAAAGTAGATAACCAAGATTTTGTTGCACGCGTCGATGCACGTTTCAATGTTGTCGCAGGTGAAACAGTTGACTTAGCGTTTAACCTAAGCAACGCCCATTTCTTTGATTGTGAAACAGAAGAACGTATTAAATAA
- a CDS encoding PucR family transcriptional regulator yields MINQLRKIYPSLIIYAEGEDNLDPTYKWFVMNDDNIIGIHEEELTQKDTSVLATFLVPYNVNFPIPTDEEQKWSKVIHGAESSTSSALKWTSPYRFVYFSIKKNEVDPIVFKSAIQELFTKPVPILWANSSEGIIIEEQTTAEDSTSYEQIIDLLMSDLYVKINFFVGPYRQGQEGIAQHYHSLLNAAKNVFIYSNKAVVTYIDAIPYLLIHQTDEDFRSDMSQTVLQEYRDDEETLKMIETFVQCNLNLSETSKALHMHRNSLQYRLDRFLEKTGIDIRQFHQAMTVYLALLARK; encoded by the coding sequence ATGATCAATCAACTGCGTAAAATCTATCCATCACTGATTATTTATGCCGAAGGTGAAGACAATTTAGATCCTACATATAAGTGGTTTGTGATGAATGACGATAACATTATTGGCATTCATGAAGAGGAGTTAACTCAAAAGGATACATCCGTATTGGCCACTTTTCTAGTGCCTTATAACGTGAACTTTCCGATACCTACGGATGAAGAACAAAAGTGGAGTAAAGTAATTCATGGGGCTGAATCAAGTACAAGTTCTGCATTAAAATGGACAAGTCCTTATCGCTTTGTCTACTTTTCAATTAAAAAAAATGAAGTGGATCCTATTGTCTTTAAAAGTGCAATACAGGAACTATTTACTAAACCAGTTCCTATTTTATGGGCCAATAGCTCTGAAGGAATCATTATTGAGGAACAAACAACAGCTGAAGACAGTACATCTTATGAACAAATTATTGATTTATTAATGAGTGATTTATATGTCAAAATCAACTTCTTTGTGGGCCCTTATCGACAAGGACAGGAAGGGATTGCACAACATTATCATTCTTTACTTAATGCGGCTAAAAACGTATTTATTTATTCAAATAAGGCAGTTGTCACGTACATTGACGCTATCCCTTATTTATTGATTCATCAAACGGATGAAGACTTCCGTTCTGATATGAGCCAAACTGTTTTGCAAGAATATCGAGACGATGAGGAAACATTAAAAATGATTGAAACGTTTGTACAGTGTAATCTGAATTTATCGGAAACATCAAAAGCCTTACATATGCACCGCAATAGTTTACAATATCGGCTGGACCGTTTTTTGGAGAAAACGGGCATAGATATACGGCAATTTCACCAAGCAATGACCGTGTATTTGGCATTGTTGGCGAGAAAATAA
- a CDS encoding PucR family transcriptional regulator, with product MGKSLSLRLLFNKKNEVDPIVFKSAIQELFTKPVPILWANGYEGVIIEEQTTVEDSTSYEQIIDVLMSDLYVKINFFVGPYRQGQEGIAQHYHSLFDAAKNVFTYSNKAVVTYIDAIPYLLIHETDADFRSDMSQTVLQEYKDDEETLKMIETFVQCNLNLSETSKALHMHRNSLQYRLDRFFEKTGIDIRQFHQAMTVYLAFLARK from the coding sequence ATGGGCAAGTCTTTATCGCTTCGTCTACTTTTCAATAAAAAAAATGAAGTGGATCCTATTGTCTTTAAAAGTGCAATACAGGAACTATTTACTAAACCAGTCCCTATTCTATGGGCCAATGGCTATGAAGGGGTCATTATAGAGGAACAAACAACAGTTGAAGACAGTACATCTTATGAACAAATCATAGATGTATTAATGAGTGATTTATATGTCAAAATTAACTTCTTTGTAGGCCCTTATCGACAAGGACAAGAAGGGATTGCACAACATTATCATTCTTTATTCGATGCGGCTAAAAATGTATTTACCTATTCAAATAAGGCGGTTGTGACGTATATTGACGCAATCCCTTATTTATTAATTCATGAAACGGATGCAGATTTTCGTTCAGATATGAGTCAAACTGTTTTACAAGAATACAAGGATGATGAAGAAACGTTAAAAATGATTGAAACGTTTGTACAATGCAATTTGAATTTATCGGAAACGTCCAAAGCGTTACATATGCACCGCAATAGTTTACAATACCGACTGGATCGTTTTTTTGAGAAAACGGGCATAGATATACGGCAATTTCACCAAGCGATGACCGTATATTTAGCGTTTTTAGCGAGAAAATAA